One stretch of Anolis carolinensis isolate JA03-04 chromosome 3, rAnoCar3.1.pri, whole genome shotgun sequence DNA includes these proteins:
- the mphosph8 gene encoding M-phase phosphoprotein 8 isoform X4 produces MAAAAARSDSDEEEVATGDKEKAKSGEAGPSARDGEGGGDSDDEEDVYEVEKILDVKTEGGKILYKVRWKGYPPDDDTWEPEQHLEDCREVLLEFQKKIVEAKPKLVKKETQKLPLNDDLFEADSEADSDCQSDAKGDMSPKKKKKKNKEKEDKSHDEMQKKKSKPAKWKERPGLERENSSDSLASDSKPKKRTSELKEDMKESKKQRREDTKEATKKKGEVKDGKKKLKESKSLQKGKHGSHLDLDSSTWDDSQAADTEDLDSDSSEDKHNVCSEKERFKEERMSWVSVQQPDSSSSTDDSFELKVKRKKKKHKKAEELEDGKKVDKHLEKKSTHKKQKGPEKAKATAETDTRKPATPAAVPKGMKLSIDERGHKSTDSAGEVSSNAKLKHKEAKQSHAKDVLQKSTVIEGKEKNANWRVDEEKMKEKPSHHPVGESLFEKFTLDPECSKGGAMGSKKNISKSGLNAGDGAQERSTLSKEKEIKKGEAKEKLQKRLDPEKEDKGKKEHRGFKSLKEIKNAFDVFSISSEEKNEYSDNRKREELGHDYRSIDEFKSKDRQSYNRSTRDETDTWAYIAAEGDREVTEESSDTKQQTVSLGMDMQLEWLSLEDFQKHLDGEDENHIAVEAVSSTQLRDAVKNGQYATVKMALNSNEEYNLEQEDSSGMTLVMLAAAGGHDDILRLLIKKGAKVNCRQKNGTTALIHAAEKNNLTTVAILLEAGACMNLQQNNGETALMKACKRGNYDIVRLMIENGADCNILSKHQNSALHFAKQCNNLLVYELLNSHLATLSRVAEDTIREYFEARLNLMEPVFDIACHRLCEGPDYSSEFTYKPPQTVPEGSGILLFIFHANFFGKEVVARLCGPCSVQAVVLNDNFQLPVFLDSHFIYSFSPIPGLNKLFIRLVEAPTAKVKLLIGAYRVQLTS; encoded by the exons atggcggcggcggcggccaggagtgattctgatgaggaagaAGTGGCGACAGGGGACAAGGAGAAGGCCAAGAGCGGCGAGGCGGGACCTTCGGCGCGGGATGGGGAAGGGGGCGGCGACAGTGACGACGAGGAGGACGTCTACGAGGTGGAGAAGATCCTGGACGTCAAAACCGAAGGC GGTAAAATACTATACAAAGTACGGTGGAAAGGTTATCCACCTGATGATGACACATGGGAGCCAGAACAACATTTAGAAGACTGTAGAGAAGTACTTCTTGAGTTTCAAAAGAAAATAGTGGAAGCTAAGCCTAAACTTGTCAAAAAGGAGACACAG AAGCTGCCTTTAAATGATGATCTCTTTGAAGCAGATTCTGAAGCAGACAGTGACTGCCAAAGTGATGCAAAAGGAGATATGTctccaaagaagaaaaagaaaaaaaataaagagaaagaggACAAAAGCCATGATGAGATGCAAAAGAAAAAATCTAAACCAGCAAAATGGAAAGAGAGGCCTGGACTAGAACGTGAAAATTCCTCTGATAGTTTGGCTTCAGATTCAAAACCGAAGAAAAGAACTTCAGAATTAAAAGAGGACATGAAAGAGTCCAAAAAACAGAGGAGGGAGGATACAAAAGAAGCCACTAAAAAGAAGGGAGAAGTCAAAGATgggaagaaaaaattaaaagagagtAAAAGTCTGCAAAAAGGAAAACACGGTTCTCATTTAGATTTGGACTCCAGCACATGGGATGATTCTCAAGCTGCTGACACTGAAGATTTGGACTCAGACAGCAGTGAGGATAAACATAATGTGTGTTCTGAAAAAGAGCGGTTCAAAGAGGAACGTATGTCCTGGGTGTCAGTTCAGCAACCAGACAGTTCATCAAGCACAGATGATAGCTTTGAGTTGAAAgttaagaggaagaagaagaagcacaaAAAAGCTGAAGAACTTGAAGATGGTAAAAAAGTTGACAAGCATCTGGAGAAGAaaagcacacacaaaaaacagaAAGGTCCAGAGAAAGCAAAAGCCACCGCAGAGACGGACACTAGGAAGCCAGCAACTCCCGCCGCAGTGCCGAAAGGCATGAAACTATCAATTGATGAGAGAGGACACAAATCCACTGATTCAGCAGGGGAAGTAAGCAGTAATGCAAAACTGAAACACAAGGAGGCAAAACAGTCCCATGCCAAGGATGTCCTTCAGAAGTCAACTGTCATTGAAGGCAAAGAGAAAAATGCAAATTGGAGAGTTGATGAggaaaaaatgaaagagaaaccTTCTCATCATCCTGTAGGGGAGAGCCTGTTTGAGAAATTTACCCTTGATCCTGAATGCAGTAAAGGAGGAGCCATGGGCAGcaagaaaaatatttctaaaagtgGCCTGAATGCTGGAGATGGCGCCCAAGAAAGAAGCACATTATCTAAG gaaaaagaaattaaaaaaggtGAAGCAAAGGAGAAACTTCAGAAAAGACTTGATCCGGAAAAGGAAgataaggggaaaaaagaacacaGGGGATTTAAAA GTTTGAAAGAGATCAAGAATGCATTTGATGTGTTTAGCATCTcttcagaagaaaaaaatgaatactCGGACAATCGAAAAAGAGAGGAATTGGGGCATGATTACAGATCTATAGATGAATTCAAATCAAAAGACCGACAGTCATATAACAGGAGCACAAGAGATGAGACAGATACCTGGGCTTACATTGCCGCAGAGGGAGACCGTGAGGTGACTGAAGAGAGTTCTG ATACAAAGCAACAAACTGTGAGCTTGGGCATGGACATGCAGTTAGAGTGGCTCTCATTGGAGGACTTTCAGAAGCATCTTGATGGGGAAGATGAGAATCACATTGCTGTTGAAGCAGTATCATCTA CTCAGCTGCGAGATGCTGTTAAAAATGGTCAGTATGCTACAGTAAAGATGGCACTTAATTCAAATGAAGAGTATAATCTGGAACAAGAG GATTCTAGTGGAATGACTCTTGTGATGCTCGCTGCTGCAGGAGGTCATGATGATATTCTTCGACTTCTCATCAAAAAAGGGGCTAAAGTTAATTGCAGACAAAAAAATGGAACAACTGCTTTGATACATGCAGCTGAAAAG AACAATCTAACTACTGTAGCCATCCTCTTGGAAGCTGGGGCCTGCATGAATTTGCAGCAAAATAATGGTGAAACGGCTTTAATGAAG GCCTGTAAAAGAGGAAATTATGATATTGTCCGTCTTATGATTGAAAACGGTGCAGACTGCAATATATTATCAAAGCATCAGAACAGTGCCCTTCATTTTGCCAAACAGTGTAATAATTTACTAGTGTATGAACTCCTCAACAGTCACCTGGCCAC GCTGTCACGAGTTGCAGAAGATACAATCAGGGAGTATTTTGAAGCTCGTCTTAATTTGATGGAACCTGTATTTGACATTGCGTGCCACAGGCTTTGCGAGGGACCAGATTATTCTTCTGAATTCACCTACAAACCCCCACAGACTGTGCCTGAAG GATCTGGAATTCTTTTATTCATTTTCCATGCAAACTTCTTTGGAAAAGAGGTTGTTGCTCGGCTTTGTGGGCCTTGCAGTGTGCAAGCTGTGGTTTTGAATGACAACTTCCAACTGCCCGTGTTTCTG GATAGTCACTTTATTTATTCCTTCAGTCCTATCCCTGGTCTCAACAAACTTTTCATAAGATTGGTAGAAGCTCCTACTGCCAAG GTGAAGTTGCTGATAGGTGCATACAGAGTGCAGCTGACCTCATGA